A window of Chryseobacterium aquaeductus genomic DNA:
AAAGTTTCATTTCCTCGTTGATGGGTTGCTTGATTTCTTCTACAATATTGGCCACTATCTGAGAATGATGGGTGAGTATTTATTATTTCTCACAAAGATAAATTTTTTCGGCCAATTTTAACAAAAATTAAAAGCCTTTAAATTATTCGAGAAAAATATAAACATTAAGAAAATGAAAAGATTAAGAATTATTGTTTTTATCCATTTATTATATAATCTTTCAAACGCTAAGGTTTGCAAAGAATTTTAAATTATTTTGAAAATATTTTTTGTTCGGAATGGAGTTTCGATCAGCTAAGACATTGTTTTCATTTGCTGAACAGAGTGCCTTTGTGAACGAAAAAAAATAAAAAGAATTTATCAATATTACCTTTCGAACATAGCGTTAAAATTAAGTTTGGCGATGAAACAAAAATTTAGATATTCTAAAGTTTGAGTTTTTCTTTAGGAATAAAATAAAAAAACGGCTTCGTTTTCTTGATCGGTGAATAGAATTTTTCTCCTGAAATGTAAATTCCTTTTTCATCGACGGCAATTCCTTCAATTTGTCCAATTGTTAAAGCACTTCCTAAATAAAAATGCTTAGGATTTTCTTTAAAAAAAATTCCAGATTCAGATTCACTAAAAATATCTAAAAAGACTTCAGTTTTCTTGGTATAACCTACAACGTAAAGTTTTTTTTCATAGTAATAAGTATCCGTAACCACAAAACCAGTTTTATAAGATTCTACTTTCTGAGCAGCCTGATTTTCAAAATTTTCAGGATCAATTGTGTAATGAGTTGTCGATTTTGAAGACCATTCTTTAGTGAAAATGTGAATTTTTCCATTTAAATAAATCATCGATTCCAAATCGTAATCTGTTGAAATATTTTTTGAAGTGAAATCATTTTGTTCGGGATAATAAAAAGAAATTGTTTTTGTTAAATCATTCTGCAACTGATTATTCTGAAAAGGAATTTTATAGATCTTTAAATCTTTTCTGGTTCCTGCGTTGTTTCCAAAATCTCCGACATAAAAGTTTTCTCCATCGTTTGTTAGAGCTTCCCAATCTTTATTTTCGGTATTTGTTTTTAAAGATTTGAGAATTTTTCCTGAGTTTTTATCAATTTCATACAATTCTGCTGGATTTCCGCTATCGTTGAAAGTGTACAATTTTCCCTTTAAAAAATTTAATCCGGAAGTTTCCTGAATAGAATCATTTAAAACTGAAACTCTAAATTTTTTAAGCTTAAAAATTTCTGCTTGTTGAGAAAAAGCTATGTGAAAGAAGAATAACGTGAATACTAGAATGATCTTTTTCATCCTACAAAAATAGTATTTTAAGTGTAAATTGAATATTAAGAACGATCAAAGGTCATTTTCAATCCATCGATCTTAATGGAATTATTCAGCGTTTTTGTTGGCTAACTGTCCACAGGCAGCATCAATATCACCGCCACGACTTTTTCTCACCATTACTGTAATTCCTGCTTTTTCAAGTTCACGAACATACTTTTCTTCGGCAGCAATACTTCGATGGTCAAACTTACCTTCACCAATCGGGTTGTATTGAATTAAATTAACTTTAGAAGGAATCTGTCGGCAATATTTAATCAAAGCTTTGATGTCTTCATCTTTGTCATTAATTCCTTTCCAAACACAATATTCGAAAGTAACGACAGAACCGGTTTTTTTGTACCAGTATTGAAGTGCTTCCATGATATCTGTCAAAGGAAATTTGTCTGAAAAAGGCATAATCTCATTACGGGTTTGCTCAACCGCAGAATGTAATGATAACGCAAGTTTTACTTTTAATTCATCATCAGCCAACATTTTGATCATCTTTGGAATTCCGGATGTAGAAACGGTAATTCTTCTTGGTGACATTCCCAGACCTTCCGGCTGAGTTATTTTCCTGATGGCTTCAACTACATTTTTATAGTTCATCATCGGCTCACCCATTCCCATAAAAACAATGTTGGTCAACGGGCGGTTATAATATTCTTTACTTTGCCTGTCTATTAAAGCAACCTGATCTACGATTTCTGCCACCTCAAGATTTCTCATTCTTTTGAGTTTGGCTGTAGCACAAAATTCGCAGTTTAACGAACAACCTACTTGAGAAGAAACACAAGCTGTAGTTCTAGTCTCAGTAGGAATAAGAACAGATTCTACCATCAGTCCGTCGTGAAGCTTCACCCCGTTTTTTATCGTTCCGTCTGTAGATTTCTGAAATTGATCTACTGCTGCCGGATTCATTATAAAGTCACGGATAAGATGCTCTCTAAGATCTTTTGAAAGATTCGTCATCTCTTCAAATGAATGAAGATTTTTACTCCAGATCCAGTCATAGACCTGCTTGGCACGAAAAGGTTGTTCACCAATAGTACCAAAGTAATCTTTGAGTTGGTCGAGAGATAATGTACGGATGTCTTTCATTAGTGAGGTTGTAGATTTTAGGTTAAAGGTCACAGATAACTTACACCTGCAACCTTTTACCCTATATCTTTATTACAGAATTAGCATTGCGTCACCGTAAGAATAGAATTTATACTTTTCTCTTACTGCTTCTTCGTATGCCTGCATTAAGAAATCTTTTCCTGCAAACGCTGCAATCATCATCATCAGAGTAGATTTCGGCGTGTGGAAATTAGTAATCATTGTATTGGCAACCCCAAAATCGTGAGGCGGATAAATAAATTTATTTGTCCAGCCATTAAATGCAGAAATTTTTCTGTTTGAAGAAACTGAAGTTTCAATTGCTCTCATCGTGGTCGTTCCAACAGCACAAACTCTTCTGTTTTCCTGTACAGCCTTGTTGATTATTTCCGCATTTTTCTCATCGATGATGATTTCTTCAGATTCCATTTTGTGTTTAGAAAGATCTTCTACTTCGATTGGGTTGAAGGTTCCTAATCCTACGTGAAGCGTTACCTCAGCAAAATCGATTCCTTTGATTTCCAATCTCTTCATCAAATGTCTTGAGAAATGCAGACCCGCAGTCGGTGCCGCTACAGCACCTTCTACTTTAGCATAAATCGTTTGATATCTTTCGGCATCTTCAGGTTCTACATCTCTTTTGATATATTTTGGAAGTGGAGTTTCTCCTAATTCTTTAAGTTTAGTTCTGAATTCTTCGTACGAACCGTCGAATAAAAATCTTAAAGTTCTACCTCTTGAAGTTGTATTATCGATCACTTCAGCAACCAAAGATTCGTCTTCTGTGAAGAATAATTTGTTACCAATTCTGATTTTTCTTGCAGGATCTACCAAAACATCCCAAACTCGGGTTTCTTTATCAAGTTCTCTCAACAAGAAAACTTCGATTTTAGCTCCGGTTTTTTCTTTATTTCCGTAAAGACGCGCAGGGAAAACTTTAGTGTTGTTGAAGATGAACAAATCTTTCTCATCAAAATAATCTACAACGTCTTTGAATGTCTTGTGCTCTATAGTTTGAGTTTTTCGATCAAGAACCATCAACCTAGACTCGTCTCTATGTTCAGACGGGTGTTCTGCTAATAATTCTTCAGGGAGATCAAAATTAAAATCGGATGTCTTCATTTTTTAAATTACGGTTTAAAAATTATAGAAAAATTACGGATGTAGTTTTTCGGACTGCGAATATACAACATTAGACACCCCTTTGTCAAGTCTTTATTTTACAATCGGTACTGACAGGGATCTTAGAGTATGACATTTTTTTAATTCATGAAATTATCTGGTAAAAAAACACTATTTTAGTCTGATAAAAAATTACACTTATGAGTAAATATTCTTTAGAAGAATTCGTAAAAGAAACCAAAGAAAATCCTCTGGAAAAAGATTATTTCGAACTGGAAAAACCTGCACTTTTAGAAATCAACCTCAACAATCAGGCAGTCTGGACAAAAACCGGAAGTATGGTTGGCTATGTAGGAAATGTCAATTTTGAAAGACAGGGAATGCTTTCTGGCGGATTTGGAAATCTGTTGAAAAAAGCTCTCAGCGGAGAAGGTTCAAAGCTGATGAAAGCTGAAGGTACAGGAAAATTGTACGTTGCAGATTCCGGAAAAAAAGTAAGAATTCTTTACTTAAACAATGAAACACTTTTTGTGAACGGAAATGATGTCTTAGCACACGAACAAAGCATTAAAAGTGACATCACGATGTTGAAAAGCATTGCTGGAATGATGTCTGGTGGACTTTTCCAGGTAAAACTTTCAGGTACAGGTCATATTGCAATCACCACTCACGGAGAGCCCTTAACTTTAATGGTAACACCAGACGCGCCAGTATTTACAGATCCGAATGCAACAGTTGCATGGTCTGGAAATTTAAGCCCGGAATTGAAAACCAATGTTTCTTTCAAAAGTTTAATAGGAAGAGGAAGCGGAGAAGAATTTCAGATGAAGTTTTCAGGGAACGGATGGGTGTTGATACAGCCATATGAGGAGGTTTATGTGGTAGCAAAGTAAATTATATTTTAAGATATTAAAAAAGCAAGAATTTTATCGTTCTTGCTTTTATTTTTTTTAAATATGTTCTAAAATAATTTTCCAGTCTTCCAATTTTCTTTCAAAAGAAATTGTGTGAAGCGGACTTGTTGATGGCAACAAATAAATTGGAATTCTAAAATTTTTGCCTAATAATTTCTGTAAATTTTTATAAGATTTTCCGCCATTACAGAAAATTGCTTTTACGTTTGGATACTCTTTTAAAAGTTCTGCAATCTGATTAGCTTCTTCATTTTTTATTTCTGAATCTAAACTTCCCTTTCTCTCACAAGAGTCGATGACATCCCAAAGTGCAACATGATTTTTCTTTAAGACAGCAATTCTCTCGGCATAATCTTCCGTAAATTCTTCGTGAAATAATTCAAAAATTATTTTCCAGAATTTGTTTTGTGGATGCCCGTAATATTGCTGTTTTTCTAATGATTTCACGCCTGGAATTGAACCTAAAATTAAAATTTTTGATTGATTATCAATCAACGGCGGAAAAGAAGAAATACGATTTTGCATGATTCAAATATATAAATTTTGGATAAAGCCTTACTATATTGAAAACAAAAAGCGGACTAAAGTCCGCTAATATTGATATTATATTGTTTTAAACTATGAAAACATTAACCACCCCGTCAAAAATTCTTTGAATTTTCGCCATCCCTACAAAGGAGGGGAATTCTCGTGCAATTGTAATTACAAAGTTT
This region includes:
- the rlmN gene encoding 23S rRNA (adenine(2503)-C(2))-methyltransferase RlmN gives rise to the protein MKDIRTLSLDQLKDYFGTIGEQPFRAKQVYDWIWSKNLHSFEEMTNLSKDLREHLIRDFIMNPAAVDQFQKSTDGTIKNGVKLHDGLMVESVLIPTETRTTACVSSQVGCSLNCEFCATAKLKRMRNLEVAEIVDQVALIDRQSKEYYNRPLTNIVFMGMGEPMMNYKNVVEAIRKITQPEGLGMSPRRITVSTSGIPKMIKMLADDELKVKLALSLHSAVEQTRNEIMPFSDKFPLTDIMEALQYWYKKTGSVVTFEYCVWKGINDKDEDIKALIKYCRQIPSKVNLIQYNPIGEGKFDHRSIAAEEKYVRELEKAGITVMVRKSRGGDIDAACGQLANKNAE
- the queA gene encoding tRNA preQ1(34) S-adenosylmethionine ribosyltransferase-isomerase QueA → MKTSDFNFDLPEELLAEHPSEHRDESRLMVLDRKTQTIEHKTFKDVVDYFDEKDLFIFNNTKVFPARLYGNKEKTGAKIEVFLLRELDKETRVWDVLVDPARKIRIGNKLFFTEDESLVAEVIDNTTSRGRTLRFLFDGSYEEFRTKLKELGETPLPKYIKRDVEPEDAERYQTIYAKVEGAVAAPTAGLHFSRHLMKRLEIKGIDFAEVTLHVGLGTFNPIEVEDLSKHKMESEEIIIDEKNAEIINKAVQENRRVCAVGTTTMRAIETSVSSNRKISAFNGWTNKFIYPPHDFGVANTMITNFHTPKSTLMMMIAAFAGKDFLMQAYEEAVREKYKFYSYGDAMLIL
- a CDS encoding AIM24 family protein, with the protein product MSKYSLEEFVKETKENPLEKDYFELEKPALLEINLNNQAVWTKTGSMVGYVGNVNFERQGMLSGGFGNLLKKALSGEGSKLMKAEGTGKLYVADSGKKVRILYLNNETLFVNGNDVLAHEQSIKSDITMLKSIAGMMSGGLFQVKLSGTGHIAITTHGEPLTLMVTPDAPVFTDPNATVAWSGNLSPELKTNVSFKSLIGRGSGEEFQMKFSGNGWVLIQPYEEVYVVAK
- a CDS encoding DNA-deoxyinosine glycosylase → MQNRISSFPPLIDNQSKILILGSIPGVKSLEKQQYYGHPQNKFWKIIFELFHEEFTEDYAERIAVLKKNHVALWDVIDSCERKGSLDSEIKNEEANQIAELLKEYPNVKAIFCNGGKSYKNLQKLLGKNFRIPIYLLPSTSPLHTISFERKLEDWKIILEHI